A single region of the Paludibacter jiangxiensis genome encodes:
- the asnS gene encoding asparagine--tRNA ligase, with protein sequence MAKLQRIKVVDVMATPSLVSQEINVKGWVRSRRGNKNVSFIALNDGSTINNLQIVVDLSVFSEETLKPVTTGACISVIGQLVESQGKGQTVELIAKEVEVYGTADPDVYPLQKKGHSLEYLREIAHLRPRTNTFGAVFRIRHNMAIAIHQFFHERGFFYFHTPIVTASDCEGAGQMFQVTTMNLYDLKKDESGSIDYSNDFFGKQASLTVSGQLEGELAAMALGSIYTFGPTFRAENSNTPRHLAEFWMIEPEVAFNEIEENMQLAEDFIKYCIQWALDNCQDDLNFLASMYDKELLERLNFVIGNEFVRLPYTQGIEILEAAVAKGRKFEFPIFWGADLASEHERYLVEEHFKKPVILTDYPKEIKSFYMKQNDDGKTVRAMDVLFPKIGEIIGGSQREESYEKLTRRAQEMGVPEKDIWWYLDTRRFGTAPHSGFGLGFERLLLFVTGMTNIRDVIPFPRTPKNAEF encoded by the coding sequence ATGGCAAAGTTACAAAGAATCAAAGTAGTGGATGTTATGGCAACACCGTCTCTGGTGTCGCAGGAGATTAACGTAAAAGGCTGGGTAAGAAGCCGCAGAGGTAATAAAAATGTTAGCTTTATAGCATTAAATGACGGTTCGACTATTAATAACCTGCAAATCGTGGTTGATTTGTCTGTTTTCTCAGAAGAGACTCTGAAACCGGTAACTACCGGCGCCTGCATCAGCGTGATCGGTCAGTTGGTGGAATCGCAGGGAAAAGGTCAGACGGTTGAACTGATTGCCAAAGAAGTGGAAGTGTACGGCACTGCCGATCCGGATGTATATCCTCTTCAAAAGAAAGGTCACTCGCTGGAGTATTTGCGCGAGATTGCTCACCTGCGTCCCCGTACCAATACGTTTGGCGCTGTATTCCGTATTCGTCACAACATGGCGATCGCTATTCACCAGTTCTTCCACGAACGTGGCTTCTTCTATTTCCATACGCCGATTGTTACCGCTTCTGACTGCGAAGGTGCAGGACAGATGTTTCAGGTGACTACCATGAACCTTTACGACCTGAAAAAGGACGAAAGCGGTTCTATCGACTATTCTAACGACTTTTTCGGCAAACAGGCAAGCCTGACCGTTTCCGGTCAGTTGGAAGGCGAATTGGCTGCTATGGCATTGGGTTCTATTTATACTTTCGGTCCTACTTTCAGAGCAGAAAACTCAAATACACCGCGTCACCTGGCCGAATTCTGGATGATTGAGCCGGAAGTTGCCTTCAACGAAATTGAAGAGAACATGCAACTTGCCGAAGACTTTATCAAATACTGTATTCAGTGGGCGCTTGACAATTGCCAGGACGATTTGAACTTCCTCGCTTCCATGTACGACAAGGAGCTGTTGGAACGCCTGAACTTTGTGATAGGTAATGAATTTGTGCGTCTGCCTTATACTCAGGGTATCGAAATCCTTGAAGCGGCAGTAGCCAAGGGTCGTAAATTCGAATTCCCGATCTTCTGGGGTGCCGACCTTGCTTCCGAACACGAACGTTACCTGGTGGAAGAACACTTCAAAAAACCGGTAATTCTGACCGACTATCCGAAAGAGATCAAATCGTTCTACATGAAACAGAACGATGACGGCAAAACAGTGCGCGCTATGGACGTTCTTTTTCCGAAAATCGGAGAGATTATCGGTGGATCGCAGCGAGAAGAGTCGTACGAAAAACTTACGCGCAGAGCGCAGGAAATGGGCGTTCCCGAAAAAGATATCTGGTGGTACCTCGATACCCGCCGTTTCGGTACAGCACCGCACTCCGGCTTCGGTCTGGGCTTTGAGCGCTTGTTGCTCTTCGTTACCGGCATGACCAATATCCGCGACGTGATTCCTTTCCCGCGTACTCCTAAAAACGCAGAGTTCTAA
- a CDS encoding SUMF1/EgtB/PvdO family nonheme iron enzyme, translated as MNIRSMSTIGIIMASVAVLVSCGGGSSNKISTAFSNTTGWALNGKKGGLKINNRYHERIPPNMVLIEGGTFTMGRNAEQGAQTANSFQRRVTVNSFFMDQYEITNENWREYLEWTKQVLHNSPAIIEKAKPNVAVWREKLAYNEPYVENYFEHVAYRHYPVVGVTWEQAMDYCEWRTDRVNEKILMDNRKIQAPDLAAIKKSTDPTEVAAKYVFSTKKYYYTGYNNRNPKMKDTTKVEMADGILFPYFRLPTEAEWEYAAYGVIADQKFGEAENGHMYPWESTQMRSSSKKHQGAMMANFARGRGDLMGVRGNSDKNIIPGPVNSFYPNDYGLYNMAGNVNEWVLDVYRPLNDLDVEEYNPFRGNAYEPIHFYRQTEDAPDKTVVQYRVDSLGRLRHKIVREGKDIENYVNDVKNFKDGSLQASNNPDLWKDSTAAKRNMSTKQMYNPESDQLDILASKVSDYSRVYKGGSWKDRPYWLNPSTRRYLDQGKSANDIGFRCAMTRLGTPLKGR; from the coding sequence ATGAACATTCGTAGCATGTCAACTATCGGAATCATAATGGCTTCAGTGGCTGTTCTGGTATCGTGTGGCGGTGGTAGTAGTAATAAAATTTCGACTGCTTTTTCTAACACAACAGGCTGGGCCTTAAATGGTAAGAAAGGTGGGCTGAAGATAAATAACAGATATCACGAACGTATTCCGCCGAATATGGTGTTGATTGAAGGTGGAACCTTTACAATGGGTAGAAATGCAGAACAGGGTGCTCAGACCGCTAACAGCTTCCAACGCCGCGTTACTGTCAATTCATTCTTCATGGACCAGTATGAAATCACAAATGAAAACTGGCGTGAATACCTCGAATGGACCAAACAGGTGCTGCATAACTCTCCGGCAATCATTGAAAAAGCGAAACCCAATGTGGCTGTTTGGCGCGAAAAACTGGCTTACAACGAGCCTTACGTGGAAAATTACTTTGAACACGTTGCTTATCGTCATTATCCTGTGGTAGGTGTTACCTGGGAACAGGCAATGGATTATTGCGAATGGCGTACCGACCGTGTCAATGAAAAGATTTTGATGGATAACAGAAAAATTCAGGCTCCTGATTTGGCTGCTATTAAGAAATCGACCGACCCGACTGAAGTTGCTGCGAAATATGTGTTTAGCACAAAGAAATACTACTACACCGGTTACAATAACCGTAATCCGAAAATGAAGGATACGACGAAAGTAGAGATGGCTGATGGTATTTTGTTCCCGTATTTCCGTCTCCCGACCGAAGCTGAGTGGGAATATGCAGCTTATGGCGTAATTGCCGATCAGAAATTCGGTGAAGCTGAAAACGGACACATGTATCCTTGGGAATCTACCCAGATGCGTAGCAGTTCCAAAAAGCATCAGGGTGCTATGATGGCCAACTTCGCCCGTGGTCGTGGTGACCTGATGGGTGTAAGAGGTAACTCAGACAAGAACATTATTCCTGGTCCGGTTAATTCGTTTTATCCGAATGATTATGGCTTGTACAACATGGCCGGAAACGTCAACGAATGGGTGCTTGATGTTTATCGTCCGTTGAACGACCTGGATGTGGAAGAATACAACCCGTTCCGTGGAAATGCTTATGAGCCGATTCATTTCTATCGCCAAACAGAAGACGCTCCTGATAAAACAGTAGTACAATACCGTGTCGACAGTCTTGGCCGCTTGCGTCATAAAATTGTTCGCGAAGGAAAAGATATTGAAAACTACGTGAATGATGTGAAGAACTTTAAGGATGGTTCGTTGCAGGCTTCCAATAATCCTGATCTCTGGAAAGATTCTACAGCTGCAAAACGGAACATGTCCACCAAGCAAATGTATAATCCCGAAAGCGATCAGCTGGATATTCTGGCATCAAAAGTTTCGGATTACTCAAGAGTTTACAAAGGCGGATCATGGAAAGACCGACCTTACTGGCTGAATCCTTCCACACGCCGTTACCTCGATCAGGGCAAATCGGCCAACGACATCGGTTTCCGTTGTGCAATGACACGTTTGGGAACACCTCTTAAAGGAAGATAA
- the folP gene encoding dihydropteroate synthase gives MGILNVTPDSFYSKSRIQSEEEILARCEAILSEGGAIIDLGGYSTRPTAVAVSESEEQERLFWALEIIKKQFPEAILSVDTFRAAIAEAVIKDFGVDIINDVSGGTLDANMFNVIAKYNVPYILMHMRGTPQTMQSLTEYDNFMEDIMRFFAEKIRTLTAMGVSDIILDPGFGFAKTIEQNFELLRDLSNFRIFDRPVLAGLSRKSMLYKSLNTDAEHSLTATIAANTLALAGGASILRVHDVKEAVETIDIFMHTYPRTE, from the coding sequence ATGGGAATACTAAATGTAACTCCCGATTCGTTTTACAGCAAGAGCAGGATTCAGTCGGAAGAAGAAATTCTGGCCAGATGCGAAGCCATACTGTCGGAAGGCGGCGCAATAATTGACCTTGGAGGTTATTCGACGCGGCCTACCGCCGTCGCAGTAAGCGAAAGCGAAGAGCAGGAACGTCTGTTTTGGGCGCTTGAAATCATCAAAAAACAGTTTCCGGAGGCAATTCTGTCGGTCGACACCTTCAGAGCTGCGATTGCCGAGGCTGTTATTAAAGATTTCGGGGTCGACATCATCAACGACGTATCAGGGGGCACACTGGATGCCAATATGTTTAATGTCATTGCAAAATACAATGTCCCTTACATCCTGATGCACATGCGCGGAACTCCTCAAACCATGCAGTCGTTAACCGAATACGACAATTTCATGGAGGATATTATGCGTTTTTTTGCTGAAAAAATCCGTACTCTTACCGCAATGGGAGTCAGCGATATTATTTTAGACCCCGGTTTTGGATTTGCCAAAACAATAGAACAAAATTTTGAACTGCTCAGAGATTTGTCGAACTTCCGGATTTTCGACCGTCCGGTTTTGGCTGGACTATCCAGAAAATCGATGCTATATAAAAGTCTGAATACAGATGCTGAACATTCGCTGACGGCCACTATTGCCGCAAACACGTTGGCGCTTGCAGGCGGAGCTTCTATATTAAGAGTTCACGATGTAAAGGAAGCCGTGGAAACAATCGACATTTTCATGCATACTTATCCGAGAACAGAATAA
- the cdaA gene encoding diadenylate cyclase CdaA codes for MGLEFGIKDIIDILLVAILFHQLYKLFRGTGVNNIFIGILSLIVVWFFVVYIFQLELLGSILNQLMNVGIVALIVIFQNEIRRFFFMVGSRNKWRFINKVAQIFGNKKEEETDNMSVTQLVIACSHMAKSKTGALIVLVHKSELEEFLHIGERIDANINASLIENIFFKNSPLHDGAMVISNKKIVSVASILPISENQHIPKHLGLRHRAALGITERSDASAIVVSEEKGTISYAVDGKISINISPEELQKTLSAGAI; via the coding sequence ATGGGATTAGAATTCGGAATTAAAGATATTATTGACATCCTTTTGGTGGCAATCCTCTTCCATCAACTTTATAAGTTGTTCAGAGGCACCGGAGTGAACAATATTTTCATAGGGATTCTCTCCTTGATTGTTGTGTGGTTCTTTGTTGTGTACATTTTTCAGCTGGAGCTTTTGGGCTCGATTTTGAACCAGCTGATGAATGTCGGGATTGTTGCACTTATCGTTATATTCCAAAATGAAATTCGCCGCTTTTTCTTTATGGTCGGTTCGCGAAACAAATGGAGGTTTATCAACAAGGTTGCACAGATTTTTGGAAACAAAAAGGAAGAAGAAACCGACAACATGAGCGTCACCCAGCTGGTAATTGCATGCAGCCACATGGCTAAAAGCAAAACCGGTGCCCTCATCGTGCTGGTTCACAAAAGCGAACTCGAGGAATTTCTTCACATTGGCGAACGAATAGATGCAAATATCAATGCCTCGCTTATCGAAAACATCTTTTTCAAAAACAGTCCGCTACACGATGGTGCAATGGTCATTTCCAATAAAAAAATCGTATCGGTAGCCTCAATCTTACCCATTTCGGAAAACCAGCATATTCCTAAACACTTAGGACTACGTCACAGAGCTGCATTGGGAATCACCGAGCGATCTGATGCTTCCGCCATTGTTGTTTCGGAAGAGAAAGGAACTATTTCGTATGCCGTGGATGGCAAGATTTCAATTAACATTTCTCCCGAAGAACTACAAAAGACATTGTCCGCAGGGGCGATTTAG
- a CDS encoding DUF2027 domain-containing protein: MIKTGDRVRFLNAVGGGVVTRFIKKDLVGVLDDDGFEIPVLTKECVVVAEVNKMNFPVQKPTVQTETKTEPVTIKAPVAPEPEEWDESEETDYGNEINLYLAFVPTQIKSLFNSAIDVFLINDSNYTLGYCYATVNHKSEHSCRDNGTMHPNTKLFLETLEKEELNKIRQVTVQAIAFKKSGTYTPKPTLDFAVKLPISDFNKLHCFSENDFFDEQAMIIPLMEKDLPAAFIKPDPEEIKKAMLQKETPAVPKKAAPEKKRERISPIVEVDLHIHKLLDSTAGMDNAAILSYQMDKFRETLEQHKNKKGQKIVFIHGKGEGVLRKEILKELKLKYPTYYFQDASFREYGFGATMITIR; the protein is encoded by the coding sequence ATGATAAAAACAGGAGATCGTGTTCGTTTCCTCAATGCCGTTGGCGGTGGAGTTGTGACACGCTTTATAAAGAAAGATTTAGTCGGCGTTTTGGATGATGACGGTTTTGAGATTCCGGTATTGACCAAAGAATGCGTGGTGGTTGCCGAAGTAAATAAGATGAACTTTCCGGTTCAAAAACCCACCGTACAGACCGAAACAAAAACAGAACCAGTAACCATCAAGGCACCCGTCGCTCCCGAACCGGAAGAATGGGATGAATCTGAAGAGACCGACTATGGCAATGAAATCAACCTGTACCTTGCATTTGTTCCCACTCAAATCAAAAGCCTTTTTAATTCCGCTATCGACGTGTTTTTAATCAACGACAGTAACTATACCCTCGGGTACTGCTATGCTACCGTCAACCATAAAAGCGAGCATTCGTGCAGAGATAACGGCACGATGCATCCTAACACCAAACTTTTTCTGGAAACGCTGGAAAAAGAAGAGCTGAATAAAATCAGACAAGTGACGGTACAGGCAATTGCATTCAAAAAAAGCGGTACCTATACTCCAAAACCTACTCTTGATTTTGCTGTTAAGCTCCCGATATCCGATTTCAACAAGCTGCATTGCTTTTCCGAAAATGATTTCTTTGACGAACAAGCCATGATCATTCCCCTGATGGAAAAGGATCTGCCTGCCGCGTTTATCAAACCTGATCCCGAAGAGATAAAGAAGGCCATGCTTCAGAAAGAGACGCCTGCAGTCCCGAAAAAAGCAGCTCCCGAAAAGAAAAGAGAACGCATCTCTCCCATTGTAGAAGTGGATCTCCATATCCACAAATTACTTGACTCTACAGCCGGAATGGACAACGCAGCCATTCTCAGCTATCAAATGGATAAGTTCAGGGAAACGTTGGAACAACACAAGAACAAAAAGGGTCAGAAAATTGTATTTATACACGGCAAAGGAGAAGGCGTTCTGCGCAAGGAAATACTGAAAGAGCTCAAACTTAAATATCCGACTTACTACTTTCAGGACGCATCATTCCGTGAATATGGTTTTGGAGCCACAATGATAACTATCCGATAA
- the lipA gene encoding lipoyl synthase, with product MTNRVKKPDWLKVSLASTGNFAEVKKIVQQHHLHTICTSGKCPNICDCWARGTATFMILGEICTRSCKFCNTLTGKPLPVDPNEPANVAESIRLMKLKHAVITSVDRDDLDDLGASHWAATITEIKKVNPGTTLETLIPDFQGKDELIDLVINARPEIISHNIETVKRLTPLVRSAARYDVSLHVLARIAQSGITAKSGLMVGLGETEAEVLETMDDLLKAGCTVLTIGQYLQPSRKNIPVTEYVIPEQFARYKTIGLEKGFRQVESAPLVRSSYHAENHL from the coding sequence ATGACAAACAGAGTAAAGAAACCAGATTGGCTGAAAGTATCATTGGCTTCGACCGGAAATTTTGCCGAAGTAAAAAAGATCGTACAGCAGCATCATCTGCACACTATATGTACTTCCGGTAAGTGCCCCAATATTTGTGATTGCTGGGCACGGGGAACTGCCACCTTTATGATACTTGGTGAAATCTGCACCCGCAGTTGTAAATTTTGCAACACATTAACAGGGAAACCCTTACCCGTAGACCCGAACGAGCCGGCTAACGTGGCCGAATCAATCCGGCTAATGAAGCTGAAACACGCCGTTATCACCTCGGTCGACAGGGATGATCTCGATGATTTGGGAGCTTCACACTGGGCTGCAACCATCACGGAAATTAAGAAAGTAAATCCGGGCACTACACTCGAAACTCTGATCCCCGATTTTCAGGGAAAGGACGAGCTCATTGATCTGGTCATCAACGCACGCCCCGAAATTATTTCCCACAACATTGAAACTGTGAAACGGTTAACACCACTGGTGCGCAGCGCTGCCAGATACGATGTCAGCCTGCATGTTTTGGCACGTATTGCCCAAAGCGGCATTACTGCAAAATCCGGATTAATGGTGGGGCTTGGTGAAACAGAAGCCGAAGTTCTTGAAACCATGGATGATCTTCTGAAAGCCGGATGTACCGTACTGACTATCGGGCAATACCTGCAACCATCGCGAAAGAATATTCCGGTAACAGAATATGTTATACCGGAACAATTCGCCCGTTACAAAACCATTGGCTTAGAAAAAGGATTCAGACAGGTAGAAAGCGCACCGCTGGTTCGCTCGTCCTATCACGCAGAAAACCATCTATAG
- a CDS encoding asparaginase translates to MNIETSVLLIFTGGTISMAENPQTGALRPLDFNRMKEYIPELKQLNITLDSVAFDPLIDSSDVQPFHWAKIAALIQENYDNYNGFVILHGTDTMAYSASALSFMLENLSKPVIFTGAQLPIGMLRTDAKENLLSAIEIAANVDSTGESTVHEVCIYFENSLFRGNRTTKKNAELFNAFGSYNYPALVKVGVHFNFSSSFIHKNETNKPLKVSTAFNPNITIIKLFPGLTPEILTAILHSEGLKGVVLETYGAGNAPRHDWFYESLHEAVQRGIIIVNVSQCDAGSVQMGRYETSLNLLKAGVISGYDLTTEAAVTKLMFLLGQNLSHAEIKELMQTPLCGELTLG, encoded by the coding sequence ATGAACATAGAGACATCCGTTTTACTTATTTTCACAGGGGGGACCATTAGCATGGCGGAAAATCCGCAAACAGGAGCATTGCGTCCACTCGATTTTAACCGAATGAAAGAGTATATTCCTGAACTCAAACAGCTGAATATCACTCTGGATTCCGTCGCCTTCGACCCTTTGATTGACTCTTCGGATGTCCAGCCCTTCCACTGGGCTAAAATAGCAGCTCTGATTCAGGAAAACTACGACAATTACAATGGATTTGTCATTCTTCACGGCACCGACACTATGGCTTATTCGGCATCAGCTCTGAGCTTTATGCTGGAAAACCTCAGTAAACCGGTTATTTTCACGGGAGCCCAGCTTCCTATTGGCATGTTGCGTACCGATGCAAAAGAAAACTTACTCTCGGCCATAGAAATTGCCGCAAACGTTGACAGTACCGGCGAATCAACGGTACATGAGGTATGTATCTACTTTGAGAACTCGCTTTTCAGAGGCAACAGAACCACCAAAAAGAACGCTGAATTATTCAATGCGTTCGGATCGTACAACTACCCTGCATTAGTAAAGGTAGGTGTACACTTCAACTTTTCAAGCTCGTTTATTCACAAGAACGAAACAAACAAACCACTGAAGGTTTCTACCGCATTTAATCCGAACATTACCATAATAAAATTGTTTCCCGGTTTAACACCCGAAATTCTGACGGCCATTTTACATTCCGAAGGACTGAAAGGAGTTGTTTTGGAAACTTATGGAGCCGGTAATGCTCCCCGTCACGATTGGTTTTACGAAAGCTTGCACGAAGCGGTTCAACGAGGAATTATCATTGTCAATGTATCGCAATGCGATGCCGGTTCGGTACAAATGGGACGATACGAAACCAGCCTGAACCTGCTCAAAGCCGGAGTTATCAGCGGTTACGACCTGACCACCGAAGCGGCGGTTACAAAGCTAATGTTCCTGCTTGGACAAAATTTGAGCCATGCAGAGATCAAAGAACTGATGCAAACTCCTCTTTGCGGTGAGCTTACATTGGGATAA
- a CDS encoding ComEA family DNA-binding protein: MWKDWFFFSRSQQIGLIVLIVIILALLAARMILPSLTTHTVKKDNFETEANIFLDSLKSTPHGNYPQSYRYNNYAENKHEWSSEKLPKPILSRFNPNTADSLQFVRLGIKPKIASNILKYRKKGGKFRKAEDFQKIWGIKEEQMQTLLRYIDIPAETPPPIATTTYNKTTKTEAIVELNSADTTQLKQVKGIGSGFARRIAGYRKRLGGFVRIDQLREVWGITPEMYATVAPHFSIDKKYVQTINVNKASLERLKYHPYLNFYTAKAIYELRLTKGTLKSINDLKSVDILDKDLINKIEPYLSFQ, encoded by the coding sequence ATGTGGAAAGATTGGTTCTTCTTTTCAAGAAGCCAACAAATTGGACTTATCGTTTTAATCGTTATCATTTTAGCGCTTTTAGCGGCCAGAATGATACTCCCGTCATTGACCACCCACACAGTCAAAAAAGACAATTTTGAGACAGAGGCCAACATATTCCTCGACTCTCTCAAAAGCACCCCTCATGGCAATTATCCACAAAGTTACCGCTATAATAATTATGCCGAAAACAAGCATGAGTGGAGCTCCGAGAAATTACCCAAACCGATCTTATCCCGCTTCAATCCCAACACCGCAGATTCATTACAATTTGTACGATTAGGCATCAAGCCCAAAATCGCATCCAACATCTTAAAGTACAGAAAAAAGGGAGGTAAATTCAGAAAAGCAGAAGATTTTCAGAAAATATGGGGGATCAAGGAAGAACAAATGCAAACGTTATTGCGCTACATTGATATTCCGGCAGAAACACCACCCCCTATCGCGACTACAACCTACAATAAAACGACAAAGACTGAGGCTATCGTTGAACTCAATAGCGCTGACACCACCCAACTGAAACAAGTCAAAGGCATAGGATCGGGATTTGCGCGACGCATAGCCGGCTACAGAAAACGATTGGGAGGATTCGTGAGAATTGATCAATTACGGGAAGTATGGGGAATTACCCCTGAAATGTATGCAACGGTGGCTCCACATTTCTCTATAGACAAAAAATACGTACAAACGATCAACGTAAACAAGGCCAGTCTTGAAAGGCTAAAATACCATCCTTATCTTAATTTTTATACCGCAAAAGCGATTTATGAATTAAGACTCACCAAAGGGACTCTTAAATCAATTAACGATCTGAAATCCGTTGATATATTAGACAAAGATCTTATCAATAAAATAGAACCATACCTTTCATTTCAGTAG
- a CDS encoding response regulator transcription factor, which yields MTNTPLLFDNLIKFTNTPSYEHFDHRAENLRSVSYYLQKTFVLADHYKKQLRIFNNNPILKSVFEGTDNDKNIDEHTLIEKIPTSDQGLLTHIFLIINDYILSHKDDESDVFYFSFNIPMIDNSLNRRIMVEFKVLPYIYTDQTTSKLPWITYYQCSESNNSNPGRLTLHNLKDKSETFYLLNNESSHLPDFITLKQSDLAIFELACQGFSETETANNLSISTGTLKRIKSSIMMYLNTQSTAQTITLLYQQGLI from the coding sequence ATGACAAACACGCCCTTGCTATTTGATAATTTAATCAAGTTTACGAACACTCCTTCTTACGAACACTTTGACCATCGGGCAGAAAATCTGCGTTCAGTGTCATATTATTTGCAAAAGACTTTCGTATTAGCCGACCATTACAAAAAGCAACTTCGGATCTTCAACAACAATCCCATCTTAAAAAGTGTCTTTGAGGGAACTGATAACGACAAGAACATCGATGAGCACACACTAATAGAAAAGATACCTACTTCAGATCAAGGATTGCTCACACACATATTCCTAATCATTAACGACTACATCTTATCACACAAAGACGATGAATCTGATGTTTTTTATTTCTCCTTTAACATTCCGATGATCGACAACAGCTTAAACCGTCGAATCATGGTAGAATTTAAAGTTTTGCCTTATATCTATACAGATCAAACAACCTCAAAATTACCCTGGATTACCTATTATCAGTGCTCAGAAAGCAACAACTCCAATCCCGGACGGCTAACACTGCATAATCTCAAAGACAAATCCGAAACATTTTATTTATTGAATAACGAATCTTCCCATTTGCCTGATTTTATAACTCTAAAACAAAGTGATCTCGCAATTTTCGAACTTGCTTGCCAGGGGTTTTCCGAAACAGAAACAGCAAACAACTTATCTATCAGCACCGGCACCCTCAAACGAATTAAGTCATCCATCATGATGTATCTCAATACGCAGTCAACTGCCCAAACCATTACTCTTCTCTATCAACAAGGACTAATTTAA
- a CDS encoding response regulator transcription factor, producing the protein MTPLNIETSSLNEYKRLCDLFSEIWSTNIALLSLSTLNTLYIPNNLSKLIGVSNEDLTNNQAEIYSRVLHPKELAIIKQVHTKTLEFYTKLYKSNAQIPYVDAKYYIKLKTKEGKFKNFSALIHPIFHSGSTFPIACFALLAPSTKLGFERFSISFHNKDKNLYYSSISNKYVQKENLELKEIENEILKLTAKGFGETKIAKELDIKLDLVRYYKKSIYKKFHVSNMSEAVYTALNNHLI; encoded by the coding sequence ATGACACCATTAAATATAGAGACCTCCTCCCTAAACGAGTACAAAAGACTTTGCGATCTATTTTCCGAAATATGGTCAACAAACATCGCTCTATTAAGTCTTTCGACACTGAATACGTTGTACATACCGAACAACTTGTCTAAGCTGATTGGAGTATCCAACGAAGACCTCACGAACAATCAAGCGGAGATATACTCCAGGGTATTACATCCCAAAGAGCTGGCCATAATCAAACAAGTACATACTAAAACATTGGAATTCTACACAAAACTATACAAAAGCAACGCACAAATTCCATACGTAGATGCCAAATATTACATAAAACTCAAAACCAAAGAAGGAAAATTCAAAAATTTTTCCGCCTTGATACACCCGATCTTTCATTCAGGATCAACGTTTCCTATTGCGTGCTTCGCTTTATTAGCTCCAAGTACCAAACTTGGATTCGAAAGATTTTCAATCTCATTTCACAATAAAGACAAGAATCTCTACTACTCATCAATTTCCAACAAATATGTCCAAAAAGAAAATCTGGAATTAAAAGAGATTGAAAATGAAATATTAAAGCTGACTGCAAAGGGATTCGGAGAAACAAAGATTGCGAAAGAGCTTGACATCAAGCTGGATTTAGTCCGCTATTACAAAAAGAGTATCTACAAGAAGTTTCATGTATCAAACATGTCGGAAGCGGTATACACAGCGCTAAACAACCACCTGATCTAA